The window TGGAGTGCCAATACCTATCCCCTGGAGGAGAGACTCAGTCATACATGGGGACGTGGATCTAGTTTGCCTGGTCTCCACGGGCAGTCAGACtcagggctgggtgctggggcggCTGCCATGAACGGCCCCATCACCTGTTGTCCCATCACCATGGGAAGGAACCGTGCGGGTTTATGAACTCGATGACCCCAAGTGAGTCATGAAAGAGATGACGATATGGGGCACAGATGCTGTGTGTCACAGCAGCCCAGGCTTTACACCTTCACCAACACCGAGACCCCCCGTGCCAACAGAGGAAACCAAATCACACGAAAGCGTTTCTCACCTTCCACCATGTCCTTCTTGTAGTCACTGTCGTTGTCACTGTCCGTGGGCCGGTAATAGATGTAGAAGCCATGGATGGGGGTGTTGTTGTTACTTGCTGGGATATACttagggaaaggagaagaaacacGTTGACAGTGGAACAGAGAGATCACCAGGTGCGGCCATGGGGGACGGGAATTTCCCCCGGCCTAGAGTTCAAAATTCACGGGGGGACCCTGGCAGACATTTCTGATGACATCCCCAAAGCTCTCTGGAGAATGCTGTATTCAGCCCAGAGATCCCCCAGCCTTTggagacaagaaaaaaatggacatTTCCCCAAAGAGTTAAGTCCCCTCTGAGCCTGCCTGGGTGGGgatgatgatggatggatagacacACTTAAGGGAGGTCGCTTAGGGGAAAGGCTGGGGAAGACAAGTGGTTCCCTCTCGCCCAACATGAGCTCCGCCCGCCTCCCCATGCAGGCTATGCAAGGCCACGTACCATCCACTTGAGCATGATGGTGGTCTCATTGACAGCGTCGGTGAAGGTGATGTACGGGCCCGCCACGGGCCGCTCATAGAGACGGCCGCTATAGCCCGACACCACGTACGGCTGGGAGGGGGCACTGGGCTCGCTCTCCCCCAGCATGTTCAGAGCCCGGACTCGGAACTTGTAGGAGGTGCCTGGTGAGAGAGACACTCACTGATCCCTCCCAGGAGCTGGGCAACACCTTCCGACTTGCTCACAGATCATTCAGGCCCTGGACCTGGCGGGGGGTGTCTTCTGGGCAGACCTTCCCCAAAAGCAAACCCCAAAGGACTCAGGAGACTTCCCACCCTcatcagaaagggagagagagggcttGTGGAACTGAGGCACCACAGAGCATCCATGGGAGCCTAGAGGTGGGTGGAGGATGAGCAGTGAGAACCCTCACAGCTCCCGTTCTCCTCTTGGTGGCCAGGGGGCagtgcgggggaggggaggggagtggggacgGGAAGAGGAGGTCAGTGGCCAGGCCCCTACCTTTCTCTAGGCCTGTGATCTCCACTGAGAGCCTGGACGGAGGGATGGCGCTGGTGGCTAGCATCCAGTCCCCCACTTTCTTCAGCTTCTTGTATTCCACACGGAAGGACTGGATCGGGAACCCACCATTCCCACGTGGGATCCAGGTCACAAACACTGATGTCTCTGAGGCCATGGAGATGGTGGGCCTGTCTGGAGCTTCTGGGGCTGAGGGAAACCATTcatgagggaggaaggaggagaaagacacGGTGAGAAGATGGTTGCGTTGCAACCTGACTTGGCCTCTTCCTGATAGGAACCCGTTCCTCCCCAAACCGCCCCCCCTCCCTGGTGGTTGCACTGGGTCGTCCTGGGGTCACCTTGGATGGGTCACCTAGGTGGCCTTCTCCAAGGAGGAGCCCATGGGCTAAGACTCCCGAAAGCCATACTTCTGCCAGGTCAGAGTGTGGAGGCGCCAATGGCcacctgctctcccctccactgccTCTTCACCCACAGGGTCAACAACCCCAGTACTGGACTCCAGGGTTTTATCTGAAAAGCTTCAATCTGTACTTCTTCACTGTGGGGAGACACCAGGAAGAACCAAGAGCCCATTCGTCCTTCAGCAGTGAGCCCGAGGCTGTGGACCGGGTTCTGGTTATGAGCACGCATCATTTCTACCCCGGGGGATTGCTGGGGGCTTACGGGAGAGGCGGCCGTGGTCTGGCTGGCTGCTGCTCTGGGGGCTGGCTCCAGGGTCATCTCTCTGGATCTGCTGCTCCTTGCTGGCCATGATTTCAGGTTTGGGCCGCCGTCCTGGGTAGAAACGGGTTGGGCTCAGCCAGGGAGGGAGCACGCGGTATTAGGTCTCCCTCTCCACAGAGTGCTTTCTGCCAGGGGGTCAGACGAGGAGGTGCAAGTCATGCAGGGCAACGGAAGTGGGGTCTGATCTCCGCTCTGCCTGAGGGGTGCCAGAGAGGCTGGCTGGTGGCATCCTGCTGAGAGGTGGGGCCTTAGTCTGGGCACACAAACCACAGGAGGCAGGCACTGGAAGGGTGGTGAGTAGTGGGACAAGGGGACGGTGGTCTCACCTGAGCCTGGGAGGATTTTCTCAGGCCCATGGGAACCCCAAGCTGGGGCAACGACTGACCCTCACCCGTTCGGAAGGTGACCATGGCTGTCTGGCCTTCGCCTGCACAGTTGTAAGCTGCCATCTCCACTTCATATAAGCTCCCGGGGTCCAGTCTGGTGAGGGTCAGGCGGTGCTGGTTGGCTGGGATGCCAGAGATGGTCCAATCATCAGAGGTGTTTGTGACCTGCTGGGGAAGGTGGCTGGTCATAAGGACCGGCCTCTGGCCGGGAGCTCTTGGTGGCTGTGGTTTGCAAGAAAAGCAGACCTGAGCcgagagggcaggaggggtgggtgggaggagaacAAGGCAGGTTGGGGGAGCGGTGGTGCAGCAGAGTGCAGTACGACTGGGCCTTCTGGCTCTAGGACAGTATagtcaggctccctcctctctcatcTAACGATCCCATCAAAGAAAACCCAGTGGGGAGGGTCAAAAGGCCTCACTGAGATTGCTGGGAATTTCTCCGAAGACCTCTCTTTTTCTGAAAAACTCACTTTACTTTCTTCCTCTTTGCTCTATTTAAAGCAAACAGTTTATATtctaactagaagcctggtgcacgaaattcatgcaggctggagggggaggggtccctcagcccggcctgcaccctctccaatccaggatccctctcgcaatccggaaccactggctcctaaccactcacctgcctgccggcctgcctgcctgatgccattaactgctcccctgctggcctgatctccctaactgcctatctgctcccccctcctggcctgatccccctaactgcctatctgctcccccctcctggcctgatccccctaactgcctatctgctctcccttcctctccacgcCCTTCGGACCCCTGGTGCAGGtgtgctgagagctctctgctGCGGCCCCGCCCCTGTCCTGATTGGTTGTTACGTGGTGGTGTCCCAGCCAATTTGCACATTCCTATATTATTAGAATAGATAAGATGGGGATGATGGTAAAAGTAGCAGTGCCAGTAGAATGGCTGCATTTGCTGAGCATTTACCAGGTGCTAGGCATGGAGCACTTTATATATGCTATACAGTGCTTTCATGACAACAGCCTGAGAGAGATGAGTAATTTGCCAAAGGCCACAGCCCCAGTGAGTGCATGCTCACAATCTTAACctctttagaaagaaaaacaatctggGAGTCAGAAAATCTTGGGTTCTATCCTGGTTGTCTCTCTTACTATCTGTGTAACATAAGCAAGTTCTCTAACCTCTCTCATCCCAAgccttttcatttgtaaaatgaagcaAATGAGGTCTCTCAGGTGATTCTGAAGATTAAATTTGGTGATTTGTGTAAAGTGTAAAGCTTTGAACTGGGTGGACAGCAGGTTCCCAACAAATGCCTGGCCCTTCTCCCTACGGCCCCACACCCTCCGCTCTGTGAGGTTTCTGCCATCTCAAACCTCCTTTTTCTACTCCTGCCCTCAGTCCTTGCTTAGAACTTAAAACGTGTGGCTGAGTTGTCAGGATTATGGATGAATAGTAATGGCGTCACATTCCCagctctttaaagaaaaaacGACATAGGTGCTTCAGGCTCAGGGCGATGCTCAGAGGCCAGGCTGCTTGCTCTCAGCCACCCTACCTTCCTGGACAGACCTAACTGCGGGCGTGCACGTCTCAGAGAGCCTGCTGGAGCCTGAGGTGTGGTTTGCTGAAGGAACTAAACAGCTGCCAGGAAAGCTCTGAGTCCCAAGAAGAATATTCCAAAGTAGAACAAGCCCTGCTATTCACGGGCCAGGCAGGGCCCGGGCTCGTTAATGTCAGGCTTCCAGGATTTGTTCCAGGGGGAGAAGATTTTACAAACTGAGAATCCCCGGCGGTGCTGGAAACCCAAACACAGTAGCCAGGATCTGCAGATGCACCAGGAAATGAAGCCACTCCCCCGTGTGAAAAGGGGAGAAAGCACTGAAGGGCTCGCAGGCTCCAGCAAGAGAAGGGGGCtgaagaaacaacccaaatgctgATATTTTTTTATGTCCAAATTCTTTCTGATGTGAGGATCTTGAGGACGTTAGTCCCAGAAGAAAGGAACTGCTTCTGGGACATCATTTCTGCCGCGGCCGTGCCCACCTAACAGCTCCAAGTGCCCCACAGGCTGGCTCTATAGAAGCAAGGCCCAGTGGGCAGTGTCTGCTTACTTCTCAGGCCTGGCCTCACACTGCCACTGGGAccagaaatgaaaataagaaatggaACGGTAATTAGTCACTGTCACACACACCGAGAGGCTGGGTGCCACCCCAGCCTGGCATTTCCGGATCGCCATGCCTGGCTTTTGCCAGCCAGCCCTCTGGCGAGGCAATTTGGTGGCCACCTCTTGGCCTGAAAAATATTATTCTTGCTCTCATGCTGGTTGCCATCTCCTGGGGACCATGAGCGTTTGGCCTGCCCTGATCTTTGTCTACAGCTCCGAGGTGGAGGTGTCCAGTTACACAGAGAAACAAGGATGAGGACCAGCCCTGCCCCGTAACCTGGGCTGAACAATGCTGCTGTTTGTTACAAATGTATTCACCCCTTTGCTGGCTGGCAAGAAGGCGGCCAGCAGGCCGAGCACCAATAAGGACCTGCCAGCCTTGGCCCCCAGCTGGGAGGCAGCTTTGCCCGAGGTGTCTTTCTGACCCCCTCAGAGGCTCTGTGGACTTGTCCTGAGCACATTGGGGGGACAGGCGCAGAGGGGCCGCGTGTCCAGTGGGGGAAACGGCTCCTGCACAGCCAGACCTTCCTCGCCGCAGGGCTGGCTTTCGTTTTTAGAGGGGGAAGAAGAGTTGATAAACTCTTTTAGTTCCACGTTCATATATTATCCAAATTCTTCTTCCAAGTGCACACAGCACTTTCACGAGCAAAAAAATATGAATGCATAAGAAAGTCTAGCATTAGAACgcgtaagatttttttaaaatccatttgaaAACAATAACTGCCTACTGTCTAATGACCTTAGAGAGAAGGTAGCATGCACGGGGGCGATCGGAAACGGACTGCAAGGACATCCCCCTGCAGGGAGCGGCAGGGTCGGAGCAAGTGAGAACGCAGCCCTGAGTGAGGGTGACAGCTCAGGGACCCTTTCTGCTTCCCAGGACACAGTGTGCAGGACGGCGGGCTGGAAGGCTCCGTCCCGTACCCCGTCAGCGCCGGAGTCCTTCCTGACAGCACCCCAaacaccaggggacagactcCCCTCTGTCAAGGTCTGAGCAACTCGATGTGCTTCCAGCTCAAACGCCTGCCTGTCAAACCCGAGCCACGAGCCTGAGAACTGAGGGCGCTTTGCAGGCCTCAGAGAAATACTGTTCACAAATGTTTGTTTTCCTGGCTTAGAGCTTGCTCACCAGGCCCGGGTTCCTGCAGGTACGCACCCAGCGGAGCTTAGCTTGGTTCAGAAACAgaacaacatcaacaacaaatgGCAGAGCGAGGAGGGGAGGGCCGGGGATGGTTAACAGGGAGACTGTTCGCTCCCTCAGGGACCAGAAGCTGGCGGTGGTAGCTTCCGGGAAGCCTGTGCGTAGAGCCCAGACCCGGAGGCAAAGGCATGGCTTTTTCCGGGGCCTCGTAGGGTCCCAAATGCCCAGCACCACCCTCTTCCTGGAGGTGGTAGGAAAGTCCCCTGGAGGAGACGGGAGGTCGTGCCCAGTAGTGGGGTTGGCTGTCCAGGTTGCGGCGGGAGCTCAGGGGGAGGGAGATAACAGAGACCCCCGCCCAGCCTGAGAGGAGGTGGGCACAATGCCAGGCACCGTACCTTGCGGTGTTTCACCTCATAGTAGAGGATCGGTGCCCGGCTGCCACCCTCATGCCGAGGCCGCCACACGAGCTCGTAAGAGTCAGTCTTGGAGGTCCTGGGTGAGCTGAGGATGACGGGTGCCTCGGCGGGCGCCACCGGCCCTTTCTCTCCAGGGCACTGCGGGGAAGCTGGCTGCACCGACGTTGGAGGCCTCGGGAGCCCTGGGTGCCCCCTCAGTATCTGGTCGGGGCTTCTTGGTCTGGAGGGTGGCACGGGAGGTGTGGCAGTGTCCAGCCTGTCATCGGGCCATGGCCTCAGGGTTGTGCCTGGAGCAGGAAagacagggaaggaagagggtggTAGTCCCCTGGTCACCTGCTGAGCTGAGAGAAGACCTGCTGGGCAGGAAGAGCCCTCAGGGCAGGACTGACATGGCCATCGGCCCATTCAACAGGCTCCGTGGGAGAGAGGGTCATGCCCCTGCCCTCCAGTAGGGAAAGGCAGTCTGGTGCCCCACATCCAGGCTTCTTGCCATGGCCCAGGCATGGCAGGCAAGAGTGTCTGCAACCTGTTTGTGTTCCTGACTCCACACCTGAAGTGAACTATCTATTTGCTCCTGGGATGCAGGAACCCCGTGCCCTCTTTCTCATGCCTAACACTTGGGCTGGgggcatgccccacactggggagtcTTAGCACACGGCACACACGGGCCTTTTCCTTCTCCACTGCACTGACCTGGGAGTGGGAGACGGAAAGCCAACTGTAAATGCCCCTGGGAATCTGAGGAGCCAGGGCAACACTTCCTTCAGGGAGCGTCCACGGACTCTGCCTGCCCCACGGGAGGCTGGCATCTAACAATGACGATTTAGCATTTCATTCTCTGTCATTGTATTTTTCTCCAATTATTTCCTCTGCATATTTTATTTCCTCCATGAAAAAATTCTTGAGGCTAATTCTGTGTTATGTTTCTCTGTATTCCCCAGGCTACCCAGTCCAGTGCTGAGCACAGTTACTGCTCAGTCACTATAGGTGTCAATGGAAATGAATCAAGCTAACAATTCAATTGCTTTCCTTTGCTCCAGAGCAGGGGTTGTCAGACTGGGTTCCATGGAACCCTATGAACCCGCAGATTCTACAAAacgattaaattatatttttaaattataatacaacAGTTAAATGGATCATTTTCACTAGTGAAAACCTTCACTTCTGACTTTTTAATAAGTTAATATAAATTTGAACTTACAACGGAAAGCCACTTTTACTGGTTTTACACATCGGGGCTCTATTTTAGATTCCCTTGGAGAGAAGGGTTCTGTGAGTATTCACTCCACTCTCGGCCCTCGTGCTGCACTCACCTGGCCTGGCGGTCCTCAGCTGGACCACGGCGTGGGCACTGCCAACTTCGTTCTCGGCCATGCACTGGTAGACGCCCTCGTCCTCAGGCCCCACGCTGACCACGCGCAGGGCCCTACGGGACAGCCGGAGGCgctggctgggggtgaggggcacgGCGTTCCTCAGCCACAGCACTGAGGGCGGGGGGTTCCCGCGCACCTCACAGGTGAGCTTGGCACTCTGGCCCCACGGGATGACCAGCTGGGACAGCTCCACAGTGACCTCGGGGGGTTCTGCCGGGAAACCAGAGCAGGGGTGAGAGAGGCGGAGTCTCCCCGCCCACGCCAGGCAGGAAGGCTCcccctttcccctggctgctgacagaggaaagggaaggcctCCGTCTCCGCCACCAGAGCCACATCAGGACAGGGCACCGAGGGGCAGCCTAGTCCCTGGGATCCAGAACCTCCACCTCTCAGTGCTCCTGTCCCTCACTTGGCACGTGGCCTCTCAGAAGGGACGTGACCCTGAGCTGGGGTTAGGAGCTTCTAGACAGGCCAAGCAGACCAAAGGGAAGGTCAAGGAGAAGAAGGTCTGCAGGAGACACTCACCAAACACCTGGACGTTGTAGAGAATGGCCGCCGCCCCAGGCTCCCCGACCCCGTTGTCGGCCATGCAGCGGTAGGTCCCCGAGTCCTCCTCGCTGGTGGTGTCGATGAGGAGGTTGCTCAGCAGGAAGCGCGTCTTGTTATAACCGGAGACACTGGACCCATCCTTGGCCCAGGTGACCCGCGGAGGCGGGATCCCACTGGCCACACACTCCAGGATGAGACTGTGGCCTTTCGTGACGATGATGGTCTGGGCCTCTGGCGGATAGATGATGCGGGCGGCCTCGGCCGTggagcctggagggggtgggggggaaggacacCGTGTGGGGCCAGGACTTGGTGTGGAGGACCCCTTCTGTGCGACCTTGGGTGGCCCAGACCCAGGAGGCAGTCCCAGAGACCGCGGATTTGGAATCAAATAGCCTTCAGGAGCTTATGACCTACGTAAAGTGGGGCCAGTCACTTAATTCCCTTCGGCCTTGGTTTTCTTACGCGAGACAAGGACTTCCTGCAGGAGTTGTTACAATAAGAAATGAGACTGCAGTGGCGTAGCATCACGGCCAAGCGTGTGTGGGGGCAGCTGTGTGTCGGAGGAGAGAAGGATGAGGGGTGGCCAGAGGAACACTTAAATGGTGCAGGATTTCCCTGCTTGCACCCAGGAAGGGACTCTAAGACAGGATGAGATGGGATCCACGGATCCCCATACACAGGTCTCAGAACCCAAGTGTCTCCCACAGCGTGAGCAGCATCTCCCGTGAGCATCTTGCTGAGATGAGCAGGACCTATGGTTTAAAGATGAGCATTTCTCCTATTGTGAGGTCTCCCAATCAACTACTTCATTAGGTTCCCAGCTGAGGAAGCAGCCAGCCACCCATTTTCAAGGCTGGGGGAGAGACATGGTTGAACTTATTGAAAGGCATGCTGCTCCCCCACGTGCTGTCTTCCTCGGGACCTTCAGGTGGCATGCTGCCATGTGTGATTTTGCTTTCTGTGCCAACCAGGGACAGACCAGGCTCTGTACGACCTGGAACTCATATAGCTTGGGAAGCCGtctttaaggaaaataatacaaaattacaGATACTCAATTAGACGGGTGAGGAACCACTGAAATGTTGCTTCATGAACTTCACAGTAAATCTGCCTTTGTTGCCCACTCTAAAACCTAACTCCACCTTAAGATGTGACTCCACGGAATCCACGGGGATTCAGGAAAGAGCCTGGCGCACAGAACACACTCAGCAAATGCAGCTGTTTTCGCAAAAACGGGGGGCTGTGTGGGCCTCCACGGTCTTCACCCGGGGGAAGTGTTGGGCAAACATCCGCAGTGCAGACTGGTGGCCTCGACATGGGCACAAGGCAGCATGTCTTTCTCACACAGACGCTGCCCGCTGCTGAGCGCGACTGTCCTGCCCAGCCCACATCCCGCCACCCCCTCCTCTGAAAGTTACACATGCACGAAAGCCCTCCACAGGCACAGTGAGGGGGGGTCCCCACAGTGCTCTGAggtgagtgagcaggaggcatAGCCCCTTGAGCCAAGCCCgagggctgggctgtgagaggtGGGTGCTTCGGGAGGTGCCCCCATCCCGGCTGAGTCCTGGATGTCCcactagctcagcggttctcaacctgtgggtcaaacgacccttttacagggatcgcctaagaccattggaaaacacatatataattacatattgtttttgtgattaatcactatgctttaattatgttcaatttgtaacaatgaaattgggggtcaccacaacatgaggaactgtattaaagggtcgcggcagtaggaaggttgagaaccactgcactagctgGAGCCCCacaaccctcacccccacctcggGGAACACAAAGCTGGAGCCCAGGCCCTTCCCTCCAccagggaggccccgccccttACGGCGCACGCGCAGCCGGTCACTGGAGCCTGAGGTCTTCACTTCTTGGGTGACCGGGTTGTAGGCAGCGCACTTGTACATCCCCTCGTCCTCCTGGCTGGCGTTCACGATCTGGAGGTTCCCCGAAGGCATGATCAGGTAGTTACCTGAGGAAAGAACAGGAAGGGAACATGGGTGAGTTTGGGCCTAAAGCACTACACCCAACAGCTCCCACAAatgggtggggcaggagccgAGATGTGCACCTGAGTCCCAGCAAGCCCACCCCCCAAGTGCTCTTCTCCCATAAAACCTGGAAGCCAGGGGGACAGAATGCCAGGGAACGAAACAACTAAGGAACCAGCTAACCGGGTGGTAACTCCCCCCAGGTCAGTGCACAGACTTGTGGAAGAGCATTTTACATGTCAGGAAGCTGGCGAGAGGCAGCAGGACATGGGGTCGGCCAGACCTGGACTCAAGGCATTGGACCTGCCTGTACTGACGGTGTGATCTCGGGCAAGGTCATAACCTCACAGATTGGGTTCCCTTATTTGTAAAGTGGCCCAACGGGTGCTGCCTCGGCCGCTGTCAGGCTCGAGGGGCCCTGACGCACCCCTGGGAGCTAAGAGGTCATTCCCACAGGAGGGCGGGCTTTCACTTCAGAACCTGCCATCGTCTTGTCAGTCGCAGCTCTGAGCCACCCCACTACTGAATTTCTGCAACGGGGAGAACATTCTGGCCCCAACCCCACGCTCTCTACGAACGCCGCAGAAGCTCTCCCCTCTGCATCACTGgcctgctgggctgtgtgctctGGGCCAGGGGTgtcaggggggctgagggggggcagggctgggttcAGCTCCTCTCAGCAGGAGATCGGCTCACGCTGCTGGACACACCAGTGGCAAACCACCGGCCCTCCACTCCAAGCTCCTGGGGGCCTGCCTTGGGAGTCGGGGTGTCCCTATACCCGGGCTCATTAAGCCTGGCACCGGCCTGCCCCTGGGGATGAGCTACTTAGGCAAATATCAGACAGACTAGGGAGAAGCTCTGGcccctgtgggctgggcaggctTCCTCTAGGGGCCATTCCAGGCTCCCGCTGGGGCCGGTGCAGATCGATGTTCTTCCCGCAGTCTCCACGTATTTCGAGGGGCAGGACTCGGGTCTTTACCCTTCCAGAAAACAGTTTTCTGTTTTTTCTATAGTGAACATTCATTCCTTTCATAACcagaaaaagttaataaaatattttaaaatgtacatgtttTTAAAGTTACACATTTTGAGCTGTGGGGTCCAGTCAGTAGGGTCTACTTGGCCTAGGGTACAGGTTCAGTTGTGGATGAAGCTTCCTGTTCCCCCAACTGGTACTCGGGGGACCAgagctcccccccccgccccaccctgccctgagaGGGCTGCATTACCAGGAAAATGGGGACAGGGAGAAACTCAAGTTCCATAAGAAGACTGCGCTGCTGTGTGGGGACGAGCTCCACCTCCcacgctgcagctgcaggggcgGCTGGGTTTGTCGGCAGCCTTTCTGTGTCTGCCTGGTGGCCGGGAGCTCACATGGGGGGAATCTGGAACCTATGCTGACAGCCCTGACCAAATGGTGCAGCTTAGCAACATCATCCAGTGCCTCAAAGAGCAAAGACATTCCTCAGGCAGGGCGGAAGACCTCCGTAACAGGAGCCAGTCCCTTCAGGATCCCACAGGACTAAATATCAAGGCCCAAGACAGGGGTGGCCAGCTTCCCCCCGGCCTTGGCCTCTGGGGTCCTGCTTGCTCACCTCTGGATGCCTCCAGCCACTCTTGTTTGACACTGTATCGGACCTGGGCTTTTGGGTGGCTCTCAGGAAGGTGGCAGGCAATGACCGCCGTGTTCCCCTCATCTACTTCAATCACATGCTGCACGTCTAACTTGAAGTCCTGGAGATCTGTGGAGAGAAGGGGGGGTGCCGGTTGGGCTTTGATAGAGGAGACATGAAATGCTCCAGGGTGGCTTATGGCTCGGTGTCTTTAGTCTCAATAAACAGCTGTAAAACCTCACATTGGGGGCTCTCTGTGAGTCTTTCCTCACCTTTTGTTGTCTAGGGGAGTTTAAAGGATGGATTGTGTGGCCTTCATCACTGCACTGGAGTTCAACTTGGTACATATGAGCTGCAGGGTGGGGTGGACATGGAGATTCCTTCAGGTGGAGCCTGTGATGCGGACCAGACTCTCTGTTACACTGAGACATGGGGGCAAGCTGACCAGGCCCACCGGCCCCACTAAACCTGGTCAGGGTCAAGGCACAAATGTCCTGGCAGAGCTCAGAGGGAACAACAAAAGAGAATGCTGATGTCTCCTTCAGTTCAAGAATGGCCTTCCCTGGTTCTTCTCAGACATCCATAGTGAAAAGTGAGAGGC is drawn from Myotis daubentonii chromosome 3, mMyoDau2.1, whole genome shotgun sequence and contains these coding sequences:
- the BOC gene encoding brother of CDO isoform X4, yielding MAQTFPLCAPEPTAGIANGHHSPLSRPRLSLRRVLTAQQCSHWFTRADMPVTATSCPFPPITCRSNLQDFKLDVQHVIEVDEGNTAVIACHLPESHPKAQVRYSVKQEWLEASRGNYLIMPSGNLQIVNASQEDEGMYKCAAYNPVTQEVKTSGSSDRLRVRRSTAEAARIIYPPEAQTIIVTKGHSLILECVASGIPPPRVTWAKDGSSVSGYNKTRFLLSNLLIDTTSEEDSGTYRCMADNGVGEPGAAAILYNVQVFEPPEVTVELSQLVIPWGQSAKLTCEVRGNPPPSVLWLRNAVPLTPSQRLRLSRRALRVVSVGPEDEGVYQCMAENEVGSAHAVVQLRTARPGTTLRPWPDDRLDTATPPVPPSRPRSPDQILRGHPGLPRPPTSVQPASPQCPGEKGPVAPAEAPVILSSPRTSKTDSYELVWRPRHEGGSRAPILYYEVKHRKQVTNTSDDWTISGIPANQHRLTLTRLDPGSLYEVEMAAYNCAGEGQTAMVTFRTGEGRRPKPEIMASKEQQIQRDDPGASPQSSSQPDHGRLSPPEAPDRPTISMASETSVFVTWIPRGNGGFPIQSFRVEYKKLKKVGDWMLATSAIPPSRLSVEITGLEKGTSYKFRVRALNMLGESEPSAPSQPYVVSGYSGRLYERPVAGPYITFTDAVNETTIMLKWMYIPASNNNTPIHGFYIYYRPTDSDNDSDYKKDMVEGDRYWHSINHLQPETSYDIKMQCFNEGGESEFSNVMICETKARKSGHPGGLPPPTLAPPQPPPPETMERPVGTGAMVARSSDLPYLIVGVVLGSIVLIIVAFIPFCLWRAWSKQKHTTDLGFPRSTLLSSSCQYTMVPLGGPPSHRAHGQPYLSGTNGRACANGGHVGRGCPAPAMAHPGVKPPLHCPGARPQQDDTNHLRRQAAPGDGHAAHSAPPPRGAKANPDEASFLYTLPGASTHQRLQTHQDRHPLQQQPAPASQPGMRRGPQNLGLEATWDPLFHPGPPCCLGLAPVEEVDSPDTCQMGGGEWCPQHPTGTHGGQEPGRQLSPSPPVHISFETPPPII